One genomic region from Nymphaea colorata isolate Beijing-Zhang1983 chromosome 10, ASM883128v2, whole genome shotgun sequence encodes:
- the LOC116263245 gene encoding uncharacterized protein LOC116263245 yields the protein MEKKQKDHGGVLITIYVAPTKMNKPRQTNGRHRKPKWRKPTSAVGYNRRAELLAYTQRLRRSGQMARTRSKSLNATKRLRREKRNAPNMGERRKWGTKIRGLFCLPRRSRRYQQMADPEKVGIFANLNLYLRPLRCLIKQIRATCTCKGT from the exons AtggagaagaagcagaaggaCCATGGTGGTGTTCTCATCACCATCTACGTTGcaccaacaaaaatgaacaagCCAAGACAAACGAATGGCCGGCATCGCAAACCGAAATGGAGAAAGCCGACGTCGGCCGTCGGATACAATCGAAGGGCCGAGCTGCTTGCCTACACGCAGCGGCTGAGGAGAAGCGGGCAGATGGCAAGAACAAGAAGCAAATCGCTCAATGCAACGAAAAGGCTGAGGAGGGAAAAAAGGAATGCACCCAATATGGGAGAG AGGAGGAAATGGGGAACGAAGATCAGGGGTTTGTTTTGCCTTCCTAGAAGATCAAGGAGATATCAGCAGATGGCAGACCCTGAAAAAGTAGGGATCTTTGCAAACCTTAATCTCTATTTG AGACCACTGAGGTGCCTTATCAAACAGATACGAGCAACCTGCACTTGCAAAGGAACGTAA
- the LOC116262841 gene encoding probable receptor-like serine/threonine-protein kinase At5g57670 isoform X2: MATFFLCERLKRDRSMASNSSHQGTQPGSSSSPESTCILVGISSNAETAMELLSWTIEVAACPGDTIVALHVLEVKDEQAQQYGTVEKMKMMRRAKAFAMTIVGEFTGIYQPKQVKVQAKVRCSSAIEKGLVDEATSTQAGFLILGRSKKVRQSLAISTHCYLHAPVDCSVVAVLSRLELPGSAPKASSTLDVLPGSAYFEAPKLQKMSSKQPKRDFDTVGQSSDNSFHGSILNRNRMDYKNSDQHNRRSSAQSITAEEPQDGPFGDETFYKRDAHFSAENFVTLGSLLASEPEELKGPADQESQSSRWEYSSSSQFLSPSIFGALEKDGNFSEQLAESERDGLKPTWRCFSYGEIFQATNNFHPGNLVGGGERAEVYKGQIHDGQMVAVKKLANQNADDQKQKEFLIELGIMGHVRHPNITCLIGFCIEGGLYLIFDFSPNGSLEAALHGKSNRPLEWSARYRIALGVARGLHYLHRCCKKRIIHRDIKASNILLGRDFEPQVSDFGLAMWLPEQWSHHSVIPLEGTYGCLAPEYFTNGIVDEKTDVFSYGILLLEIITGRKPVDPSKHNLLFWVKPLMELHNYAALADPKLGSRYDINQMHRLVLAASFCVRESATERPSICEVIQIITGVPASRDGKNWKVSESDDDCYDDETNGYVTDIECQFLRTPYSKIRGYS, from the exons ATGGCCACCTTTTTCCTATGTGAGAGACTCAAGCGGGATAGAAGCATGGCCTCCAACAGCAGCCATCAAGGAACTCAACCTGGTAGTAGTAGCAGTCCTGAAAGCACATGCATACTTGTTGGCATATCCTCGAATGCTGAAACTGCTATGGAGCTTCTCTCCTGGACAATTGAGGTTGCTGCTTGCCCAGGCGACACCATAGTTGCCTTACATGTCCTTG AAGTGAAGGACGAGCAAGCACAACAGTATGGCACAGTtgaaaagatgaagatgatgcgCCGAGCAAAAGCTTTTGCTATGACCATAGTAGGAGAATTCACAGGCATCTATCAACCTAAGCAG GTTAAGGTACAGGCAAAGGTCAGGTGCAGTTCTGCTATAGAGAAAGGTCttgttgatgaagcaacatccaCACAAGCGGGTTTTCTCATTTTGGGTCGCTCAAAAAAAGTGAG GCAATCACTCGCAATTTCGACACACTGCTATCTCCATGCCCCAGTTGACTGCTCTGTGGTTGCTGTTCTGAGCAGACTGGAGTTGCCAGGCAGCGCACCTAAAGCCTCTTCTACTTTGGACGTTCTTCCCGGCTCAGCTTACTTCGAAG CTCCAAAGTTGCAGAAGATGAGCTCGAAACAGCCGAAAAGGGATTTTGACACGGTGGGTCAATCTTCAGATAATTCGTTTCATGGCAGTATACTGAACAGAAATAGGATGGATTACAAAAACTCCGATCAACACAACCGTAGATcatctgctcaaagcatcacaGCAGAAGAGCCTCAGGACGGGCCGTTTGGTGATGAAACTTTCTACAAAAGAGATGCTCATTTTTCTGCTGAAAACTTCGTTACCTTGGGATCTCTTCTAGCTAGTGAACCTGAAGAGCTCAAAGGTCCAGCAGATCAAGAAAGCCAGTCGAGCAGATGGGAATACAGCTCATCAAGCCAATTTTTGTCCCCATCGATCTTTGGCGCACTCGAGAAAGATGGAAACTTTTCCGAGCAATTGGCTGAATCTGAACGGGATGGTCTGAAACCAACATGGAGGTGTTTCAGCTATGGTGAGATATTTCAGGCTACAAATAATTTTCATCCAG GCAATCTCGTAGGTGGAGGAGAACGTGCAGAAGTCTACAAAGGCCAAATCCATGACGGCCAAATGGTAGCAGTGAAAAAATTAGCAAACCAAAATGCAGATGATCAGAAACAGAAAGAATTCCTCATAGAATTAGGCATCATGGGGCATGTCCGTCATCCCAACATAACGTGTCTGATTGGCTTCTGCATCGAAGGAGGACTGTATCTGATTTTTGACTTCTCGCCTAATGGAAGCTTAGAAGCAGCATTGCATG GTAAAAGCAATCGTCCACTAGAGTGGTCAGCCAGATACAGGATTGCCCTCGGAGTCGCAAGGGGTTTGCACTATCTTCATAGGTGTTGCAAGAAACGGATCATCCACCGAGACATTAAGGCATCCAACATCCTTCTTGGACGAGATTTTGAGCCGCAG gtttcagattttggattggcAATGTGGCTTCCGGAGCAATGGAGCCATCACTCTGTGATTCCATTAGAAGGCACCTACGG GTGTCTGGCTCCGGAATACTTCACAAACGGAATTGTTGATGAAAAAACAGATGTTTTTTCTTATGGCATTCTCCTCCTAGAGATCATTACTGGTAGGAAGCCAGTAGATCCATCCAAACATAACCTTCTCTTCTGG GTAAAGCCGCTTATGGAATTACATAATTATGCGGCTCTTGCAGACCCCAAACTTGGCAGCAGGTACGATATTAACCAGATGCATAGATTAGTTCTTGCAGCATCCTTCTGTGTAAGGGAATCCGCAACAGAGCGCCCATCAATATGTGAG GTGATTCAGATTATTACTGGTGTACCTGCCTCAAGGGATGGAAAGAACTGGAAAGTGTCAGAATCTGATGATGATTGTTACGATGATGAAACGAATGGATACGTCACGGATATAGAATGCCAGTTTCTACGTACACCATATTCTAAGATTCGAGGCTATAGTTAA
- the LOC116262841 gene encoding probable receptor-like serine/threonine-protein kinase At5g57670 isoform X1: MATFFLCERLKRDRSMASNSSHQGTQPGSSSSPESTCILVGISSNAETAMELLSWTIEVAACPGDTIVALHVLEVKDEQAQQYGTVEKMKMMRRAKAFAMTIVGEFTGIYQPKQRSFCQILQVKVQAKVRCSSAIEKGLVDEATSTQAGFLILGRSKKVRQSLAISTHCYLHAPVDCSVVAVLSRLELPGSAPKASSTLDVLPGSAYFEAPKLQKMSSKQPKRDFDTVGQSSDNSFHGSILNRNRMDYKNSDQHNRRSSAQSITAEEPQDGPFGDETFYKRDAHFSAENFVTLGSLLASEPEELKGPADQESQSSRWEYSSSSQFLSPSIFGALEKDGNFSEQLAESERDGLKPTWRCFSYGEIFQATNNFHPGNLVGGGERAEVYKGQIHDGQMVAVKKLANQNADDQKQKEFLIELGIMGHVRHPNITCLIGFCIEGGLYLIFDFSPNGSLEAALHGKSNRPLEWSARYRIALGVARGLHYLHRCCKKRIIHRDIKASNILLGRDFEPQVSDFGLAMWLPEQWSHHSVIPLEGTYGCLAPEYFTNGIVDEKTDVFSYGILLLEIITGRKPVDPSKHNLLFWVKPLMELHNYAALADPKLGSRYDINQMHRLVLAASFCVRESATERPSICEVIQIITGVPASRDGKNWKVSESDDDCYDDETNGYVTDIECQFLRTPYSKIRGYS, from the exons ATGGCCACCTTTTTCCTATGTGAGAGACTCAAGCGGGATAGAAGCATGGCCTCCAACAGCAGCCATCAAGGAACTCAACCTGGTAGTAGTAGCAGTCCTGAAAGCACATGCATACTTGTTGGCATATCCTCGAATGCTGAAACTGCTATGGAGCTTCTCTCCTGGACAATTGAGGTTGCTGCTTGCCCAGGCGACACCATAGTTGCCTTACATGTCCTTG AAGTGAAGGACGAGCAAGCACAACAGTATGGCACAGTtgaaaagatgaagatgatgcgCCGAGCAAAAGCTTTTGCTATGACCATAGTAGGAGAATTCACAGGCATCTATCAACCTAAGCAG agaagttTCTGTCAAATCTTACAGGTTAAGGTACAGGCAAAGGTCAGGTGCAGTTCTGCTATAGAGAAAGGTCttgttgatgaagcaacatccaCACAAGCGGGTTTTCTCATTTTGGGTCGCTCAAAAAAAGTGAG GCAATCACTCGCAATTTCGACACACTGCTATCTCCATGCCCCAGTTGACTGCTCTGTGGTTGCTGTTCTGAGCAGACTGGAGTTGCCAGGCAGCGCACCTAAAGCCTCTTCTACTTTGGACGTTCTTCCCGGCTCAGCTTACTTCGAAG CTCCAAAGTTGCAGAAGATGAGCTCGAAACAGCCGAAAAGGGATTTTGACACGGTGGGTCAATCTTCAGATAATTCGTTTCATGGCAGTATACTGAACAGAAATAGGATGGATTACAAAAACTCCGATCAACACAACCGTAGATcatctgctcaaagcatcacaGCAGAAGAGCCTCAGGACGGGCCGTTTGGTGATGAAACTTTCTACAAAAGAGATGCTCATTTTTCTGCTGAAAACTTCGTTACCTTGGGATCTCTTCTAGCTAGTGAACCTGAAGAGCTCAAAGGTCCAGCAGATCAAGAAAGCCAGTCGAGCAGATGGGAATACAGCTCATCAAGCCAATTTTTGTCCCCATCGATCTTTGGCGCACTCGAGAAAGATGGAAACTTTTCCGAGCAATTGGCTGAATCTGAACGGGATGGTCTGAAACCAACATGGAGGTGTTTCAGCTATGGTGAGATATTTCAGGCTACAAATAATTTTCATCCAG GCAATCTCGTAGGTGGAGGAGAACGTGCAGAAGTCTACAAAGGCCAAATCCATGACGGCCAAATGGTAGCAGTGAAAAAATTAGCAAACCAAAATGCAGATGATCAGAAACAGAAAGAATTCCTCATAGAATTAGGCATCATGGGGCATGTCCGTCATCCCAACATAACGTGTCTGATTGGCTTCTGCATCGAAGGAGGACTGTATCTGATTTTTGACTTCTCGCCTAATGGAAGCTTAGAAGCAGCATTGCATG GTAAAAGCAATCGTCCACTAGAGTGGTCAGCCAGATACAGGATTGCCCTCGGAGTCGCAAGGGGTTTGCACTATCTTCATAGGTGTTGCAAGAAACGGATCATCCACCGAGACATTAAGGCATCCAACATCCTTCTTGGACGAGATTTTGAGCCGCAG gtttcagattttggattggcAATGTGGCTTCCGGAGCAATGGAGCCATCACTCTGTGATTCCATTAGAAGGCACCTACGG GTGTCTGGCTCCGGAATACTTCACAAACGGAATTGTTGATGAAAAAACAGATGTTTTTTCTTATGGCATTCTCCTCCTAGAGATCATTACTGGTAGGAAGCCAGTAGATCCATCCAAACATAACCTTCTCTTCTGG GTAAAGCCGCTTATGGAATTACATAATTATGCGGCTCTTGCAGACCCCAAACTTGGCAGCAGGTACGATATTAACCAGATGCATAGATTAGTTCTTGCAGCATCCTTCTGTGTAAGGGAATCCGCAACAGAGCGCCCATCAATATGTGAG GTGATTCAGATTATTACTGGTGTACCTGCCTCAAGGGATGGAAAGAACTGGAAAGTGTCAGAATCTGATGATGATTGTTACGATGATGAAACGAATGGATACGTCACGGATATAGAATGCCAGTTTCTACGTACACCATATTCTAAGATTCGAGGCTATAGTTAA
- the LOC116262116 gene encoding magnesium transporter MRS2-4-like has translation MGRRPKLLGSSTSNQKIGPANTEMQPLLPPGGNSAAVVGGKGKKKNGARLWMRFDRTGQSELIEWDKSAIMKRVAIPARDLRILGPVFSHSSNILAREKAMVVNLEFIKAIVTAEEILLLDPLRQEVLPFVDQLRQQFPRQRINEAPLVVQEEDTAFFGSNHWFHNPEAAEVLQSELPFEFQVLEIALEVVCTFLDSKVADLEREAYPVLDELAKNVSTKRLERVRSLKSTLTRLLARVQKVRDELEHLLDDNEDMAYLYLTRRHVQNQQLEASMLANRSNSLSIVSNLPHAVSNSQYNGSSITSPHSDDDNVEDLEMLLEAYFMQLDGTRNKILSVREYIDDTEDYVNIQLDNQRNELIQLQLILTIASFAIAIETLIAAVFGMNIPYTWNDTNGVFGPFVISISAACLLLFLLILGYGRWKRLIGV, from the exons ATGGGGAGAAGACCCAAGTTGCTTGGGTCTTCCACTTCCAATCAGAAGATTGGTCCGGCGAATACGGAGATGCAGCCACTCCTACCGCCCGGCGGCAACTCCGCCGCGGTGGTGgggggaaaggggaagaagaagaatggggCACGGCTCTGGATGAGGTTCGACCGGACCGGCCAGTCAGAGCTCATCGAGTGGGACAAGAGCGCAATCATGAAGCGCGTGGCTATCCCTGCTAGGGATTTGAGGATCCTCGGTCCAGTCTTCTCTCATTCTTCGAATATCCTTg CTAGAGAGAAAGCTATGGTTGTTAATCTTGAATTCATAAAGGCCATAGTGACTGCCGAAGAAATCTTGCTGCTTGACCCTCTACGTCAGGAAGTCCTTCCTTTTGTTGATCAGCTTAGGCAGCAATTCCCACGTCAAAGAATTAATGAAGCTCCACTTGTTGTGCAAGAAGAGGACACGGCTTTTTTTGGTTCCAATCATTGGTTTCATAATCCTGAAGCTGCTGAAGTCTTGCAGTCCGAGCTTCCTTTTGAGTTTCAGGTACTTGAGATTGCACTGGAAGTCGTGTGCACATTTTTGGATTCTAAAGTTGCTGATCTCGAGAGAGAAGCTTATCCAGTACTTGATGAACTAGCTAAGAATGTGAGTACCAAGAGATTAGAGCGTGTGAGGAGCTTGAAGAGCACCCTTACCCGTCTCCTTGCACGTGTGCAGAAG GTCCGGGATGAGCTAGAGCATCTTCTTGATGACAATGAGGACATGGCATATTTGTACTTGACAAGAAGGCATGTCCAGAATCAGCAGTTAGAAGCTTCTATGCTGGCCAACAGATCTAATAGTCTCAGCATTGTGTCTAATTTGCCTCATGCTGTTTCAAATAGCCAGTACAATGGAAGCAGTATCACTAGTCCCCATTCTGATGACGACAATGTGGAAGACCTTGAAATGTTGCTTGAAGCTTATTTTATGCAGCTTGATGGCACTCGCAACAAAATATTGTCT GTGCGTGAATACATAGATGACACGGAGGATTATGTCAACATTCAACTTGATAATCAGCGAAATGAACTAATCCAGCTGCAGCTAATACTGACTATAGCATCTTTTGCTATAGCAATCGAAACACTGATTGCTGCCGTGTTTGGGATGAACATTCCCTATACGTGGAATGATACAAATGGAGTTTTTGGTCCCTTTGTTATAAGCATTTCAGCTGCATGTTTATTGCTCTTCTTGCTTATTCTTGGATACGGCAGATGGAAAAGGCTGATTGGTGTGTAG